The proteins below come from a single Stutzerimonas stutzeri RCH2 genomic window:
- a CDS encoding SurA N-terminal domain-containing protein, translated as MLQNIRDNSQGWIAKTIIGIIVVLLALTGFEAIFNASSNSQNAAAVNGEEISRYDLDQAMNMQRRQLAQQLGQDFDASLIDDRLLRDAALGSLIDRMLLLQGAKSADFAFSREALDQLILQTPEFQVEGAFSSARFDQVIQQMGYSRLQFRQLLEQEMLIGQLRAGISGTGFVTDQQVENFARLEMQTRDFALFTVPAQHETIDVSDEQIQKYYDDNADRFLTPEQVIVEYVELKKESFFDQVEASDEELQELYQKQIANLAEQRRAAHILIETGGELSDAEAKAKIDEIAERVKGGEDFAVVAKEVSQDPGSANEGGDLGFAGPGVYDPAFEDALYALNYGEVSAPVQSEFGWHIIKLLGVQSPEVPSFESMKPELVRELKAQQVEQRFVETSKQLEDAAFEASDLTQPAQDLGLMVQTTEAFGRDGGEGITANRQVIQAAFSEEVLVDGANSSVIELDPDTSIALRVKEHLKPAPIPLADVRDDIVQQLQRSLAAETARTQGEQLLADLRQGQQPDGQWQSVEAATRSQEGVAPALLQAVFRMPRPEQQDKPNYSGVALSNGDYVVVRLNGVNEPEAALSDEEKLNFRRFLASRVGQQDFAAFRQKLHAEAKIEKF; from the coding sequence ATGCTTCAGAACATCAGGGACAATTCACAAGGCTGGATAGCCAAAACCATCATCGGCATCATCGTGGTGCTGCTGGCTTTGACTGGCTTCGAAGCCATCTTCAACGCCTCCAGCAACAGCCAGAACGCCGCTGCGGTCAATGGTGAGGAAATCTCCCGCTACGACCTGGATCAGGCGATGAACATGCAACGACGCCAGCTGGCTCAACAGCTGGGTCAGGACTTCGACGCCTCGTTGATCGATGATCGTTTGCTGCGTGACGCTGCGCTCGGTTCGCTGATCGATCGCATGCTGCTTTTGCAGGGTGCCAAGAGCGCTGACTTCGCTTTCTCCCGCGAAGCGCTTGATCAATTGATTCTGCAGACCCCCGAATTCCAGGTGGAAGGCGCTTTCAGTTCTGCACGTTTCGATCAAGTCATTCAACAGATGGGCTACTCCCGCCTGCAGTTCCGCCAGTTGCTTGAGCAGGAGATGCTGATTGGTCAGCTGCGTGCAGGCATTTCCGGTACCGGTTTCGTCACCGACCAGCAGGTCGAAAATTTCGCACGTCTGGAAATGCAGACGCGTGATTTCGCGCTGTTCACCGTGCCGGCGCAGCACGAGACGATTGATGTAAGCGATGAGCAGATCCAGAAATACTACGATGACAACGCTGACCGTTTTCTCACACCTGAGCAGGTGATCGTCGAGTATGTCGAACTGAAGAAGGAGTCATTCTTCGACCAGGTCGAAGCGTCCGATGAGGAGCTGCAGGAGCTGTATCAGAAGCAGATCGCCAATCTGGCCGAGCAGCGCCGCGCCGCGCATATCCTTATCGAAACTGGCGGTGAGCTGAGCGATGCTGAGGCCAAGGCCAAGATCGATGAAATAGCTGAACGAGTGAAGGGCGGTGAAGACTTTGCCGTCGTCGCCAAGGAGGTCTCGCAGGATCCAGGCTCCGCCAACGAAGGCGGTGACCTCGGCTTCGCTGGCCCCGGCGTCTATGACCCTGCGTTCGAAGATGCACTTTATGCGTTGAACTATGGCGAGGTGTCTGCGCCGGTGCAGTCCGAGTTCGGCTGGCACATCATCAAGCTGCTGGGCGTCCAGTCACCTGAGGTGCCGTCTTTCGAAAGCATGAAGCCCGAGCTGGTTCGCGAACTCAAGGCGCAGCAGGTCGAGCAGCGGTTCGTGGAAACCAGCAAGCAATTGGAGGATGCCGCATTCGAGGCGTCCGACCTGACGCAGCCGGCGCAGGATCTTGGCCTGATGGTACAGACCACCGAAGCGTTCGGCCGTGACGGCGGCGAAGGCATCACTGCCAATCGCCAGGTTATCCAGGCTGCTTTCAGCGAAGAGGTGCTGGTCGACGGTGCCAATAGCAGCGTCATCGAACTCGATCCTGATACTTCCATCGCACTACGCGTCAAGGAGCACCTGAAGCCGGCCCCCATCCCGCTGGCGGATGTACGTGACGATATCGTTCAGCAGCTTCAGCGCAGTCTGGCAGCCGAAACGGCTCGTACTCAAGGCGAGCAACTGCTGGCGGATCTGCGTCAGGGGCAGCAGCCGGATGGCCAATGGCAGTCGGTGGAAGCCGCCACGCGGAGTCAGGAAGGTGTTGCGCCGGCGCTGCTGCAGGCCGTGTTCCGCATGCCACGTCCGGAGCAACAGGACAAGCCGAACTATTCCGGTGTTGCCTTGAGCAATGGGGACTACGTCGTGGTGCGCCTGAACGGCGTCAACGAGCCCGAGGCTGCGCTATCGGATGAGGAGAAGCTGAATTTCCGTCGCTTCCTGGCCTCGCGTGTTGGCCAGCAGGACTTTGCAGCGTTTCGCCAGAAGCTGCACGCCGAGGCGAAAATCGAAAAGTTCTGA
- a CDS encoding dihydroorotate dehydrogenase encodes MDRRHGLHALRRSLAQQLSLTLVDVACRLPHAVPGRPLTVMGLSFPSPLGIAAGFDRNGRLARRVAALGFGFNEIGSLTADELAQLEPMSRGEARLGINLTLDAGSSVAESCALLRNAWPQADYLVLNLIGPASAPLLSNAVRLRNLLTALREEHQQLNLEGKRQVPLVAKLRCLPKQVPFLLASMLLDLKFDGLLAAHDPGPPATRERYRAWQDPQQQALACEQIEGLRRFCGQGMALISVGGIQTASHLQARMDAGAELVQVHTALLHQGPWLARHLLR; translated from the coding sequence TGACTCTGGTCGACGTTGCCTGTCGTCTGCCGCACGCCGTACCGGGCCGGCCTCTTACCGTGATGGGCCTAAGCTTTCCGTCGCCGCTAGGTATCGCCGCCGGCTTTGATCGCAACGGGCGTCTTGCCCGGCGGGTGGCGGCGCTGGGATTCGGTTTCAACGAGATCGGTAGCCTGACTGCGGATGAACTGGCGCAACTGGAGCCGATGTCACGTGGCGAGGCGCGTCTTGGAATAAACCTGACCCTGGATGCGGGAAGCTCGGTGGCGGAGAGCTGCGCGCTGCTGCGCAACGCATGGCCCCAGGCCGACTACCTGGTACTGAACCTGATCGGCCCGGCCAGCGCACCTCTGCTCTCAAATGCCGTGCGCCTGCGCAACCTCCTGACCGCTCTCCGCGAGGAGCATCAGCAGCTGAACCTGGAGGGCAAGCGCCAGGTACCGCTGGTAGCGAAGCTACGCTGCCTGCCAAAGCAGGTTCCCTTCTTGCTAGCCAGCATGCTGCTCGACCTCAAGTTCGACGGGCTATTAGCCGCCCATGACCCAGGACCACCAGCGACGCGCGAGCGCTACCGTGCCTGGCAGGACCCACAACAACAGGCACTGGCTTGTGAACAAATCGAAGGCTTGCGGCGCTTTTGCGGCCAGGGCATGGCATTGATCTCGGTGGGCGGCATCCAGACGGCGAGCCACTTGCAAGCGCGTATGGATGCCGGCGCCGAGCTGGTGCAGGTTCACACAGCACTGCTGCATCAGGGGCCGTGGCTAGCACGCCACCTGCTCCGCTGA
- the hupB gene encoding nucleoid-associated protein HU-beta codes for MNKSELIDAIAASADIPKAVAGRALDAVIESVTGALKAGDSVVLVGFGTFAVKERAARTGRNPQTGKPINIAAAKIPGFKAGKALKDAVN; via the coding sequence GTGAACAAGTCGGAACTGATCGATGCTATCGCTGCATCTGCTGATATCCCAAAAGCTGTTGCTGGCCGCGCGCTGGATGCAGTGATCGAATCCGTCACCGGTGCCCTGAAGGCTGGTGACTCCGTTGTACTGGTTGGTTTCGGTACTTTCGCTGTCAAGGAGCGCGCTGCGCGCACCGGTCGCAACCCGCAGACTGGCAAGCCGATCAACATCGCCGCCGCCAAGATCCCGGGCTTCAAAGCTGGCAAGGCTCTGAAAGACGCCGTTAACTAA